From the Rhizobium sp. SL42 genome, the window TGACCATGGTCACCGGCGACACGATGCCGACCTTCGCTTCGATGAATGAAAAGGGCCAGCCGGACATGGCGCCCGAGTTCTGGGTCAATGCCGTGCGCACCGCGCTCGACCAGGCAATTGCAGAAGGCCGCCTGATCCAGGCTGCGCCACTTCTCTCGGATGGCGGCGTTGAAGGCTGGTGGATCCCCAAGTTCATCGCCGACGCCCATCCGGACATCAAGACGGTTCAGGACGCACTGGCGCATCCGGAACTGTTCCCGGCCCCTGAAGATCCGTCCAAGGGTGCCGTGACCAACTGCCCGTCTGGCTGGAACTGCCAGGTTTCGACCGCGAACCTCTACAAGGCACTCGGGGCGAAGGATAAGGGTTTTGAACTGATCGACACCGGCTCAGCTGCCGGCCTCGACGGCTCGATTGCCAACGCGTTTGAAAACAAGACTGGCTGGTTCGGCTACTATTGGGCGCCGACCGCCATCCTCGGCAAGTACGAGATGGTCAAGCTGTCCTTCGGCGTCGATCACGACAAGGCCAACTGGGATGCCTGCACCGCGGTTCCCGATTGCCCGGATCCGAAGGTCAATGCCTATCCGGTCTCCGACGTCTATACCGTCGTGACCAAGGGCTTCTCCGAGAAGGCCGGCGTTGCCATGGACTATGTCAAGACCCGCAAATGGGACAACCAGACGGTCGGCAAGGTTCTGGCCTGGATGGGTGACAACCAGGGCACCAACGAGGACGGCGCCAAGCACTTCCTCGAAAACTACGCGGACATGTGGACCACATGGGTGGCCCCGGACGTGGCGGAAAAGATCAAGGCAAGCCTCTGATCGATCATTTGCGACGGGCCTTCGGGCCCGTCGTTCATTTCAGCCATGCGGCAAGCCGCAACCCGCCATCAGACGGTGCCAAACGTCGCAGATAGCATGAATTCCTCCGTGGAACTCGGTTAACTTGCCAGCGACCTTGACCGCAAAAGCGGCGCATAGCCACCATGGCCGGCTTTTGCTCGGCTCGGCATCGCCCGCAAGTGGGGGGACAGTAAGGGGAAAAAGATGGCTTCAGTCCTATGCAATTACGTGCCGGAATTGCTGTGCAAATTTCCGCAGATCGATCAGACCCTGATGCGCGAGGCGCGCAAACTGATCGATGATAACTTCAAGGCCTTCGTCCGTGCCTACGGCTATATTCTCGATGCTGCGGTGCAGCCGCTGCAATGGTTTCTGAACTGGCTGCAGGAACTGTTCGTCGCCACGCCCTGGTTCATCGTCATTCTCGTCATGACATTGATCGTCTATGTCGCCAGCCGCAATGGCAAGATTGCCGTCGGCACCGCTGTGTCGATGCTGGCGATCGGCTTTGTCGGCCTGTGGGAAGACACGATGGTCACGCTGGCCATGGTCACGGTCTGTACGTTGATTTCGATCGTCGTCGGCATTCCGATCGGCATCCTGATGGCCCGCTCGGAACGTGTTCAGTCGATCATCAATCCGATCCTCGACGTCATGCAGACCATGCCGAGCTTCGTCTACCTGATCCCGGTCGTGATGATCTTCGGCATCGGCAAGGTGCCTGGCCTGATCGCCGTCGTCATGTATGCGGTTCCGCCGATGATCCGCCTCACCAATCTCGGCATTCGCCTCGTCGACCGCGAAGTCCTGGAGGCGGCCGATGCCTTCGGCTCATCGCCCAGCCAGAAGCTGTTCAACGTGCAGATCCCGCTTGCCTTGCCAACGGTCATGGCCGGCATCAACCAGACCATCATGATGTCGCTCGCCATGGTCGTCGTCGCCTCGATGATCGGTGTCGGTGGTCTCGGCAAGAACGTGCTGCAGGCGATTTCCAACCAGTTCCTCACGATCGGCTTCCTCAACGGATTTGCGCTGGTCGTCATCGCCATCATTTTCGACCGCACCAGCCAGGCCTATGGCAAGCGACTGCAGCGTCATACGGAGGTTGTCCATGGCTAGTCACGGCATTGAAATTCGCGGTCTTTACAAGATCTTCGGACCGCGCGGCGAAGACTATATCGAGGCAGCCAAGGCTGGCATCTCGAAGTCGGAACTCAACGAGAAACACGGCCATGTGCTCGGTCTCAAGGACATCAACATTTCCATGCCGGCCGGTGGCATCACCGTTGTCATGGGCCTGTCGGGTTCCGGAAAGTCGACACTCATTCGCCACATCAACCGGCTGATCGAGCCGACCGCCGGCGAAGTGCTCTATGACAATGTCGATGTCTGCCGCATGACGCAGCTTGAGCTGCGCGATTTCCGGCGTCAGAAAACGGCAATGGTCTTCCAGAAGTTCGCCCTTCTGCCGCATCGTACCGTGCTGGAAAACACCGTTTACGGCCTTGACATCCAGGGCATGGATCGCTCGAAGAGCGAGGCCATCGGTCGCCGCTGGATCGAGCGCGTCGGGCTGACCGGTTTCGAAAAACACTATCCCAACCAGCTGTCTGGCGGCATGCAGCAGCGTGTCGGCCTTGCCCGTGCGCTGTCCAACGACGCAGACATCCTGCTGATGGACGAGGCCTATTCGGCCCTCGATCCGTTGATCCGCGTCGACATGCAGACCGTGTTGCTCGACCTGCAGCAGGAACTGAAGAAGACGGTTGTCTTCATCACCCACGATCTCGACGAGGCGCTGCGCCTCGGCGACAAGATCGCCATCCTGCGCGATGGCGAGGTGATTCAGCAGGGCTCGGGCCAGGAAATCGTCTTGAAGCCCGCCGACGACTACATCAGTTCCTTCGTCAAGGAGGTCAATCGCGGCCGCGTCATTCGCGTCGATACCATCATGTCGCCCTTTGTCGGGGCAGCCGAGGGCATCGCCATCCCGCGCAGCACGGTTCTTGAATCCGCAGCCAAGCTGATGATCGAGGTCAACCAGACCAGCGCCAAGGTCGTCGATGATCGTGGCGCACCGATCGGCATGATCGATCTTCAGCAGATCATCTCGTCCATGGTCACCCCGGTGAACCATGAGGAAAAGCCGCTCGCAGCCGCCTGACGTAAGCCTGGCCTTCGGCTGACCTGTCGCAATCGGCCCCGTTGGCTTGCCGCCATCGGGGCCGATTTTCTTTTAATCGTTGAAGTCACATAAAGACTTCTTTATATGATGGATCAAACACCATCAAAGGACCGATCATGGCACCCCTTTCCAATCCGCTTTCCGATCTGCTGGCCGAAAAAGGCGTACTTCTCGCTGATGGCGCCACAGGAACCAATCTTTTCGCCCAGGGTCTGGAAGCCGGAGAGGCGCCGGAACTGTGGAATGAGGCGCAGCCGGAAAAGATCGTCAAGCTGCATCAGGACTTCGTCGATGCCGGCGCCGATATCATCCTGACCAACTCCTTCGGCGGCACCCGCCATCGCCTGAAGCTGCACCATGCCCAGGACCGTGTCCATGAGCTGAACAGGAAGGCCGCCGAGATCGCCCGTTCCGTGGCCGACAAGGCGCCGCGCAAGGTGATCGTTGCCGGCTCCGTCGGTCCGACCGGCGAACTCCTGATCCCCCTCGGCGCCATGACCTATGATGACGCGGTTGCAGCCTTTGTCGAGCAGATGGAAGGCCTGAAAGCCGGTGGCGTCGATGTTGCCTGGATCGAGACCATGTCGTCGCCCGACGAAATCCGCGCCGCCGCCGAAGCTGCCGTGAAAGTCGGCCTGCCCTACACGTTCACCGGCTCGTTCGACACCGCCGGCAAGACGATGATGGGCCTCGATCCCAAGGACATCCATGGCGTTGCGACCGACATTGGCGCAGGTCCTCTCGCAGTCGGCGCCAATTGCGGCGTCGGCGCCTCGGACATTCTCGCCAGCCTGCTCGACATGACGGCCGCCAATCCTGATGCGACCGTCATCGTCAAGGGCAATT encodes:
- a CDS encoding ABC transporter substrate-binding protein — encoded protein: MKKLLASTILAAGLYAAAGSAQAADCGEVSIAEMNWASAGVAAYVDKIILESGYGCTVTMVTGDTMPTFASMNEKGQPDMAPEFWVNAVRTALDQAIAEGRLIQAAPLLSDGGVEGWWIPKFIADAHPDIKTVQDALAHPELFPAPEDPSKGAVTNCPSGWNCQVSTANLYKALGAKDKGFELIDTGSAAGLDGSIANAFENKTGWFGYYWAPTAILGKYEMVKLSFGVDHDKANWDACTAVPDCPDPKVNAYPVSDVYTVVTKGFSEKAGVAMDYVKTRKWDNQTVGKVLAWMGDNQGTNEDGAKHFLENYADMWTTWVAPDVAEKIKASL
- a CDS encoding ABC transporter permease, with the protein product MASVLCNYVPELLCKFPQIDQTLMREARKLIDDNFKAFVRAYGYILDAAVQPLQWFLNWLQELFVATPWFIVILVMTLIVYVASRNGKIAVGTAVSMLAIGFVGLWEDTMVTLAMVTVCTLISIVVGIPIGILMARSERVQSIINPILDVMQTMPSFVYLIPVVMIFGIGKVPGLIAVVMYAVPPMIRLTNLGIRLVDREVLEAADAFGSSPSQKLFNVQIPLALPTVMAGINQTIMMSLAMVVVASMIGVGGLGKNVLQAISNQFLTIGFLNGFALVVIAIIFDRTSQAYGKRLQRHTEVVHG
- the bmt gene encoding betaine--homocysteine S-methyltransferase, whose protein sequence is MAPLSNPLSDLLAEKGVLLADGATGTNLFAQGLEAGEAPELWNEAQPEKIVKLHQDFVDAGADIILTNSFGGTRHRLKLHHAQDRVHELNRKAAEIARSVADKAPRKVIVAGSVGPTGELLIPLGAMTYDDAVAAFVEQMEGLKAGGVDVAWIETMSSPDEIRAAAEAAVKVGLPYTFTGSFDTAGKTMMGLDPKDIHGVATDIGAGPLAVGANCGVGASDILASLLDMTAANPDATVIVKGNCGIPEFRGTEIFYSGTPPLMADYARLARDSGAKIIGGCCGTSCGHLAAMRAAIDDYTPGPRPTIETIVERIGPLRNKTATESSSQDSGRRNRRRG
- a CDS encoding quaternary amine ABC transporter ATP-binding protein, whose amino-acid sequence is MASHGIEIRGLYKIFGPRGEDYIEAAKAGISKSELNEKHGHVLGLKDINISMPAGGITVVMGLSGSGKSTLIRHINRLIEPTAGEVLYDNVDVCRMTQLELRDFRRQKTAMVFQKFALLPHRTVLENTVYGLDIQGMDRSKSEAIGRRWIERVGLTGFEKHYPNQLSGGMQQRVGLARALSNDADILLMDEAYSALDPLIRVDMQTVLLDLQQELKKTVVFITHDLDEALRLGDKIAILRDGEVIQQGSGQEIVLKPADDYISSFVKEVNRGRVIRVDTIMSPFVGAAEGIAIPRSTVLESAAKLMIEVNQTSAKVVDDRGAPIGMIDLQQIISSMVTPVNHEEKPLAAA